In a genomic window of Verrucomicrobiia bacterium:
- a CDS encoding sulfatase-like hydrolase/transferase: WGLLSWKARLRPLVWLPGLAYYCWLDGLVFGALDYTSGVYKVQAVAFLGCQTLLVFLLILLADGFLAESCGRFLRIAFVTGVYLFLGALYIDFILYKLMAIHLPRGLSILCQDGVSHLGINWVHTGIPSRVLHVWLAWAAGIAVAILMFAFATETRRLGWGFTMRATRVVAIGGYFMLVCQILSTGDDEQWVWSFGELKAALPFYFGGRVPVPGRKYQVPALRAPESGHGTLDRVIAGEKSLASQPDIFLFVLESARGDFITREITPNLAAFSTECLPFPDALASGNASHISWYSLLTANYGLRFGMAKRSARRFGSAPIALLKRAGYRIDVFCSSTLDYHEIDKIAFGDRLELCDSMFDAQKQGIGDAPARDLAVNKAMLEALESPPGRRLFLIFYHSTHHDYDWPASDPAPFTPYASAWNYADFNISRQQLRLIMNRYRNALHFQDRLIGEVLSALKQKGQYAQALIAVTGDHGEEFLEHGKLLHASNLFRPQTHIPFLLRLPAGMASPGELRHRLPLASHVDLLPTLLDCLGIEVTNAFDGQSLFRKTTDEVVITAENADGDPVRFCIQSERYKAFFQYESATRPTARQRTLYLNQVTDSQDRPVAIEFYSAKGRDLMNTNFGAAFSALYPGASLEGSE, translated from the coding sequence TGGCGTTCCTGGGTTGTCAGACGCTGCTCGTTTTCCTGCTTATCCTGCTTGCGGATGGCTTTTTGGCAGAGAGCTGTGGCCGGTTTTTGCGAATTGCTTTTGTGACCGGCGTCTATCTTTTCCTGGGCGCGCTCTACATCGATTTTATCCTGTACAAATTGATGGCCATCCACCTGCCTCGCGGGCTGAGCATCCTCTGCCAGGACGGCGTCTCGCACCTGGGGATCAACTGGGTCCACACCGGCATCCCGAGTCGGGTCCTGCATGTCTGGCTGGCCTGGGCGGCGGGCATCGCAGTGGCAATTCTGATGTTTGCCTTCGCGACGGAAACCCGCCGGTTGGGATGGGGCTTCACAATGCGAGCCACCCGGGTTGTGGCGATTGGGGGGTATTTCATGCTGGTGTGCCAGATATTGAGCACCGGCGATGACGAGCAGTGGGTTTGGAGCTTTGGCGAATTGAAGGCCGCCCTGCCGTTCTATTTTGGCGGCAGGGTGCCGGTCCCTGGCCGCAAATATCAAGTGCCGGCCCTGAGGGCTCCTGAAAGCGGCCATGGAACTTTGGACAGGGTAATTGCCGGCGAGAAGAGCCTCGCGAGCCAGCCCGACATTTTCCTCTTTGTTCTTGAGAGCGCCCGGGGTGATTTCATCACGCGTGAAATCACGCCCAACCTGGCGGCGTTTTCCACCGAGTGCCTCCCTTTTCCGGACGCGCTCGCTTCAGGAAACGCGAGCCATATCTCCTGGTATTCACTGCTGACGGCCAACTACGGATTGCGGTTCGGCATGGCCAAGAGGAGCGCGCGGCGCTTTGGGAGCGCGCCCATCGCCCTTTTGAAACGGGCGGGCTACCGCATCGACGTGTTCTGCAGCAGCACACTCGACTACCACGAAATCGATAAGATCGCCTTTGGCGATAGATTGGAACTATGCGACTCGATGTTCGACGCTCAGAAACAGGGGATTGGGGACGCGCCGGCTCGGGATCTGGCGGTCAACAAGGCAATGCTCGAGGCGCTCGAAAGCCCGCCCGGAAGACGGTTGTTCCTCATTTTTTACCATTCCACTCACCACGATTATGATTGGCCTGCGAGCGACCCGGCCCCGTTCACTCCTTACGCCAGCGCTTGGAACTACGCCGATTTCAACATCAGCCGGCAGCAGTTGCGCCTAATCATGAACCGCTACCGCAATGCCCTCCATTTCCAAGACCGCCTCATCGGGGAGGTGTTATCGGCTCTGAAACAGAAGGGTCAGTATGCTCAAGCGCTAATCGCAGTAACCGGCGACCACGGCGAGGAGTTTCTCGAACACGGAAAGCTGCTGCACGCCAGCAATCTGTTCCGTCCGCAGACACACATTCCTTTTCTCCTGCGGCTTCCGGCGGGCATGGCCTCGCCAGGCGAACTGCGCCACCGCCTTCCGCTGGCCAGCCACGTGGACCTTCTCCCCACGCTGCTGGACTGCCTGGGCATTGAGGTCACCAACGCCTTTGACGGGCAGTCCCTGTTCCGGAAGACCACCGACGAAGTGGTCATCACGGCTGAAAACGCCGACGGGGACCCGGTTCGATTCTGTATTCAGTCGGAACGCTATAAGGCATTTTTCCAATATGAAAGCGCGACGCGCCCGACGGCCCGGCAACGCACCCTGTATTTAAACCAGGTGACCGACTCCCAAGACAGACCCGTGGCTATCGAGTTTTATAGCGCGAAAGGCCGAGACCTGATGAACACAAACTTTGGCGCGGCATTCAGCGCGCTTTACCCCGGCGCAAGCCTTGAAGGATCGGAATGA
- a CDS encoding DUF1501 domain-containing protein — MGLGGIALACLLGPAKALGAEGAANPRGGVLGAPHFLPKAKRVIYLFMAGGPSQLETFDYKPLLNQRNGESLPDSVRMGQRLTGMSGNQAVLPLAGSIFKFQQYGNAGLWVSELLPHTAKIADDLCVVRSLYTEAINHDPAITFMQTGSQLSGRPSFGAWLNYGLGSDNENLPAFVVLITPGKVDQPLYARLWGSGFLPSEYQGIQFRSGKEPVLYLDNPAGISGHARRLMLDRLRELHQVQKPQFGDSEIDARIGQYEMAFRLQSSIPEVVDSSKEPDRIFEMYGPDSRKPGTFAANCLLARRLAEKGVKFIQLYHQGWDQHGNLPKGIAVQCKETDQPAAALILDLKQRGLLDDTLVIWGGEFGRTNYSQGKLTATDYGRDHHPRCFTTWMAGGGVKPGLVYGETCEFGYNIVKDPVHVHDFHATLLRLLGIDHERLTFNYQGRQFRLTDVSGNVIYPLIA; from the coding sequence ATGGGGCTGGGCGGCATCGCCCTGGCTTGCCTCCTCGGCCCTGCCAAAGCCCTGGGCGCTGAGGGCGCCGCCAATCCGCGCGGCGGTGTCCTGGGCGCGCCCCATTTCCTGCCCAAGGCCAAACGGGTCATTTATCTCTTTATGGCGGGCGGGCCGTCGCAGCTCGAAACCTTCGATTACAAGCCGCTGCTCAACCAGCGCAACGGCGAGAGCCTTCCGGACTCCGTCCGCATGGGCCAGCGTCTCACCGGTATGTCGGGCAACCAGGCCGTGCTGCCCCTGGCCGGCTCCATCTTCAAATTCCAACAATACGGCAATGCCGGTCTCTGGGTCAGCGAACTGCTCCCGCACACCGCAAAAATCGCCGACGACCTCTGCGTCGTGCGCTCCCTCTACACCGAGGCCATCAACCATGACCCGGCCATCACCTTCATGCAGACCGGCTCCCAGCTCTCGGGGCGTCCCAGCTTCGGCGCCTGGCTCAATTATGGGTTGGGCAGCGACAACGAAAACCTCCCGGCCTTTGTCGTGCTGATCACACCCGGCAAAGTCGATCAACCCCTCTATGCCAGGCTTTGGGGCAGCGGCTTTCTGCCTTCCGAATACCAGGGCATCCAGTTCCGCTCAGGTAAAGAACCCGTTCTGTACCTCGATAACCCGGCCGGCATCTCCGGCCACGCCCGGCGACTCATGCTCGACCGGCTCCGCGAACTGCACCAGGTCCAGAAGCCCCAATTCGGCGACTCCGAAATCGACGCCCGCATTGGCCAATACGAGATGGCATTCCGCCTTCAGTCTTCCATCCCCGAGGTGGTCGATTCCTCGAAAGAACCCGACCGCATCTTCGAGATGTATGGACCCGATTCGCGCAAACCGGGCACCTTCGCCGCTAATTGTCTTTTGGCCCGCCGCCTCGCCGAGAAAGGCGTCAAATTCATCCAGCTCTATCACCAGGGCTGGGACCAGCACGGCAACCTCCCCAAAGGCATCGCCGTTCAATGCAAAGAAACCGACCAGCCCGCCGCTGCGCTCATCCTCGACCTCAAACAACGCGGCCTCCTCGACGACACCCTCGTCATCTGGGGCGGCGAATTTGGCCGCACAAACTATTCCCAGGGCAAACTCACCGCTACCGATTACGGGCGCGATCATCATCCCCGCTGTTTCACCACCTGGATGGCTGGCGGCGGCGTCAAACCGGGCCTGGTCTATGGCGAGACCTGTGAATTCGGCTACAACATCGTCAAAGACCCGGTCCACGTCCATGACTTCCATGCCACGCTCTTGCGCCTCCTCGGCATCGACCACGAGCGCCTCACCTTCAACTACCAGGGCCGTCAATTCCGCCTAACCGACGTCAGCGGCAACGTCATCTATCCGCTCATCGCCTGA
- a CDS encoding GtrA family protein, with amino-acid sequence MTPAIKAFALRLRLRQFLKFCVVGTSGLLVDMAVLHVLAMGLGWNVGLSKLCSAELAMLSNFLLNEVWTFRALSAVDNGRWASLRRLVKFQAICGVGIGFAVLLLNLFYRRFGFNLYLAKSAGDPAGHVVELLDERDFQLGGRAAGGGQRLFGSRAVNLR; translated from the coding sequence ATGACGCCGGCAATCAAGGCTTTCGCGCTTCGGCTGCGCCTCCGGCAATTCCTCAAGTTCTGCGTTGTGGGGACAAGTGGATTGCTGGTCGATATGGCGGTGCTCCACGTGCTTGCGATGGGACTTGGCTGGAACGTCGGCCTGAGCAAGCTCTGCTCGGCGGAGTTGGCCATGTTGAGCAACTTCCTTCTGAATGAGGTCTGGACATTCCGTGCTCTGAGCGCGGTCGACAACGGGAGATGGGCCTCACTGCGCAGGCTGGTGAAGTTCCAGGCCATCTGCGGCGTGGGAATCGGGTTCGCGGTGCTGTTGCTGAACCTGTTTTACCGGCGTTTCGGGTTCAACCTGTACCTTGCAAAATCTGCTGGCGATCCTGCTGGTCACGTTGTGGAACTTCTGGATGAACGCGATTTTCAACTGGGGGGCCGGGCGGCGGGCGGTGGCCAGCGCCTCTTTGGTTCGAGGGCCGTAAATCTCCGTTAG